A genomic region of Cannabis sativa cultivar Pink pepper isolate KNU-18-1 chromosome 1, ASM2916894v1, whole genome shotgun sequence contains the following coding sequences:
- the LOC133028937 gene encoding B3 domain-containing protein REM19-like, protein MASSYSYSHVALVEREFPAHHIFNIIIEQTPPNTKLQISKAFWVKYCESLSNQVFPKLPCESKEEVELTKTSDGKENNVVDIGDSNEDSDSRPNKIRKTSPYGNSEAANKIKPVSEANTDHDNQGIGTNNNNKRPSSKVATEFFTDNPYFQVKLRAHQLRRNGNLYIPVAIANSWFEKNAQIVSLWVGEEYWHVNLTINKQSEHRFSSGWATFARDNSLQKSDVCIFELINKNQTEIKVTIFRQSESSMTQQ, encoded by the exons ATGGcttcttcttattcttataGTCATGTTGCCCTTGTTGAGAGAGAGTTTCCTGCTCACCatattttcaatattattattgaacAAACTCCTCCCAACACCAAATTG CAAATTTCAAAGGCATTTTGGGTGAAATATTGTGAGTCCTTATCCAATCAAGTATTTCCTAAGCTTCCATGTGAATCAAAAGAGGAGGTAGAGTTGACCAAAACTAGTGATGGAAAG GAGAACAATGTTGTTGATATTGGCGATTCTAATGAAGATTCAGACTCTCGGCCCAACAAGATAAGGAAAACTAGTCCTTATGGTAATTCTGAAG ctgcaaataaaataaaaccagTATCTGAAGCAAATACTGATCATGACAATCAAGGCATAggcactaataataataataagaggcCTTCATCTAAAGTAGCCACCGAATTCTTCACAGACAATCCTTACTTCCAAGTGAAATTGAGAGCGCATCAATTGCGTAGAAATGGAAATTTG TATATTCCAGTGGCTATTGCAAACTCTTGGTTTGAGAAAAATGCACAAATTGTGAGTCTTTGGGTTGGTGAGGAATATTGGCATGTGAATTTAACTATTAATAAGCAATCAGAGCATAGGTTTTCTTCTGGATGGGCTACATTTGCAAGAGACAACTCTCTTCAGAAAAGTGATGTATGCATCTTTGAGCTGATCAACAAGAATCAAACTGAGATCAAAGTTACCATATTTAGACAAAGTGAAAGTAGTATGACTCAACAATAA